A stretch of the Fundidesulfovibrio soli genome encodes the following:
- a CDS encoding substrate-binding domain-containing protein encodes MDSSDTSRGRRDFLKSAAASTAAAIAGAVLPVAPSRAAAGGLLQVWSCGGLAEAMIPANQAYEARTGCRVAYTGAFAAALGKSLLGSAETDVFAGRVLDLAKKLRQTGKMVSFSPLCFTSYVLVTPKGNPARIASIEDMARPGVRVVLAPEASPPGGAAAIAILKKSGVHDQAMANAVSLGSCVQRTMDDVISGKGDVSIVELRVTRLPGFAGKLDVVPIDAKFFPPPPLTFTIGVMKSAKDRSRAQDYVEHMLSSQSQATLERAGFIPAVSDKGRELTEKLGVKDV; translated from the coding sequence ATGGATTCCTCGGACACATCGAGGGGGCGGAGGGACTTTCTAAAATCGGCCGCGGCCTCCACGGCGGCGGCCATCGCGGGCGCGGTGCTGCCTGTTGCGCCGTCGCGCGCGGCCGCGGGCGGGCTGTTGCAGGTCTGGTCCTGCGGGGGGCTGGCAGAGGCGATGATCCCAGCCAACCAAGCCTACGAGGCCCGCACGGGGTGCCGCGTGGCCTACACCGGAGCCTTCGCAGCGGCGCTGGGCAAGTCCCTGCTGGGAAGCGCCGAAACGGACGTCTTCGCCGGGCGCGTGCTCGACCTGGCCAAGAAGCTGCGCCAGACGGGCAAGATGGTTTCATTCTCGCCGCTGTGCTTCACCAGCTACGTGCTGGTGACGCCCAAGGGCAACCCGGCCAGAATCGCCTCCATCGAGGACATGGCCCGCCCCGGCGTGCGCGTGGTGCTTGCCCCCGAGGCATCTCCGCCGGGCGGAGCTGCGGCCATAGCCATCCTCAAGAAGTCCGGCGTCCACGACCAGGCCATGGCCAACGCAGTGAGCCTGGGCAGTTGCGTGCAGCGCACCATGGACGACGTCATCTCCGGCAAGGGCGACGTCTCCATCGTGGAGCTGCGCGTCACCCGCCTGCCCGGCTTCGCCGGGAAGCTCGACGTGGTGCCCATCGACGCGAAGTTCTTCCCGCCGCCGCCGCTGACCTTCACCATCGGCGTGATGAAGAGCGCAAAGGATCGCTCCCGCGCCCAGGACTACGTGGAGCACATGCTCTCCTCCCAGTCCCAGGCCACCCTGGAGCGGGCGGGCTTCATCCCAGCCGTGTCGGACAAGGGGCGCGAACTCACCGAGAAGCTGGGGGTGAAGGATGTCTGA
- a CDS encoding carbonic anhydrase, whose translation MKRLLVLSLSLLALCAAAALASAPASLLTPDLALERLQRGNERFVSGKMIHPNQDAFRRTTTAKEGQKPFATILGCADSRVPLEVVFDTGIGDLFVVRVAGNVTYFDQAGTIEYGAEHLGANLLVVLGHTRCGAVTAVVKGDHVEGNIPAMVANIVPPVEKVKSENPGMATAELTNKAIEANTWQSIEDLFKQSPIMRDMVKAGKVKVVGAIYDVDSGKVNWLGEHPKQQELLALTGGPK comes from the coding sequence ATGAAACGCCTTCTGGTCCTGTCCCTTTCCTTGCTGGCCCTGTGCGCCGCCGCGGCGCTGGCCTCCGCGCCCGCATCCCTGCTCACCCCGGATCTGGCCCTGGAGCGCCTCCAGCGCGGCAACGAACGTTTCGTCTCTGGCAAGATGATCCATCCCAACCAGGACGCGTTCCGCCGGACCACCACCGCCAAGGAAGGCCAGAAGCCTTTCGCCACCATCCTGGGCTGCGCCGACAGCCGGGTGCCCCTGGAAGTGGTCTTCGACACGGGCATTGGCGATCTCTTCGTGGTGCGCGTGGCGGGCAACGTCACCTACTTCGACCAGGCCGGAACCATCGAGTACGGCGCCGAGCACCTGGGCGCGAACCTGCTGGTGGTGCTCGGGCACACCCGCTGCGGCGCGGTGACCGCCGTGGTCAAGGGCGACCACGTGGAGGGCAACATCCCGGCGATGGTGGCCAACATCGTTCCGCCCGTGGAGAAGGTCAAGTCCGAGAACCCCGGCATGGCCACCGCCGAGCTGACCAACAAGGCCATCGAGGCCAACACCTGGCAGTCCATCGAGGATCTGTTCAAGCAGAGCCCCATCATGCGCGACATGGTCAAGGCCGGTAAGGTCAAGGTCGTGGGCGCCATCTATGACGTGGATTCCGGCAAGGTGAACTGGCTGGGCGAGCACCCCAAGCAGCAGGAGCTGCTGGCCCTCACCGGAGGCCCGAAATAG
- a CDS encoding efflux RND transporter permease subunit, which translates to MFSKFFIERPVLANVLAIVMMLLGGVALLELPVAQYPEITPPTVQVSTAYPGASPEVIIETVAAPIEQQVNGVERMLYMSSKSASDGSYTLTITFEVGTNLDTATMLVQNRVNTALSSLPQEVQRQGINVKKKSTAILLVIDLISPDGTYDDLFLSNYATLRIKDELARLDGVGDLSIVGADDYGMRVWLDPDKLKSLNLSAQDVVNALSQQNVQVASGMLGQPPTPKDQQFQLTIQTQGRLVTTEQFGDIIVKSSFNQTGKVVRVRDVARVELGAKTYTLFGQQNGQPAACIPIYLLPGANALNVAQKVRTEIARLSKDFPPGLQYAIPFDTTLFVSRAIDDVYKTLIEAAVLVLVVIMVFLQNWRAMLVPATTVPVTILGAFVAMSALGFSVNLITLFGIILAIGIVVDDAIIVVEGAMHHMEQGQKPKQAAITAMSELFGPIIGITLVLSAVFLPVAFLPGITGQIYRQFALVIASTALISAINAATLKPTQCALWLKPRTTEPGAFFRGFNAVYQRFENVYTRGVTFMVGHSKLAMLIYAGLIGATLFFFSSLPTGFLPDEDQGYCIMSVQLPAAASQERTREVASQINAMLPKVPGVANWITFGGMSILDNANQSNMLTYFVIYKDWSARGKDETQDAILMNIRRGLAQIQDAAAFAFIPPAIQGLGQAGGFEMVVQDMGNLGPSALENALRELIIAGHTQSGLAGLNTTFSASTPQIWADINRTQAMTYGVAIQDLFSTLQTYLGSTYVNDFNLFGRTYQVRAQADTNYRQQTRDIMNLQVRNNQGNMVPLGAVISVRDIVGPSILTRYNLYTGASVFGAAAPGFSSGEALTLMEQLSRDKLPASMGISWTNMAYQEKKVGNEAYFIFALAVLLVYLVLAAQYESWFLPTSVIMVVPLALLGTAIAVYVRNMDNNVYTQVGVVLLIALASKNAILIVEFARELREKGMSIQEAAVHSARLRFRPILMTSFAFILGVVPLLSASGAGGASQRAVGTAVFGGMLASTLLAVMVVPVFYVVVQGIIERFYPPEEQEHEPAPEAEAKELPPGH; encoded by the coding sequence ATGTTCTCAAAGTTCTTCATCGAGCGCCCGGTACTGGCCAACGTGCTGGCCATCGTCATGATGCTGCTGGGCGGCGTGGCCCTGCTGGAGCTGCCCGTGGCCCAGTACCCGGAGATCACGCCACCCACGGTGCAGGTCTCCACGGCCTACCCCGGAGCCAGCCCCGAGGTCATCATCGAGACCGTGGCCGCGCCCATCGAGCAGCAGGTCAACGGCGTGGAGCGCATGCTCTACATGTCCTCCAAATCGGCCTCTGACGGCTCCTACACGCTGACCATCACCTTCGAGGTGGGCACCAACCTGGATACCGCCACCATGCTGGTCCAGAACCGGGTGAACACCGCGCTCTCCAGCCTGCCGCAGGAGGTCCAGCGCCAGGGCATCAACGTCAAGAAGAAGTCCACGGCCATCCTGCTGGTCATCGACCTCATCTCGCCCGACGGCACCTACGACGACCTCTTCCTCTCCAACTACGCCACCCTGCGCATCAAGGACGAGCTCGCCCGCCTGGACGGCGTGGGCGACCTCTCCATCGTGGGCGCGGACGACTACGGCATGCGCGTCTGGCTGGACCCGGACAAGCTCAAGTCCCTGAACCTGTCGGCCCAGGACGTGGTCAACGCCCTGTCGCAGCAGAACGTGCAGGTGGCCTCGGGCATGCTGGGCCAGCCCCCCACCCCCAAGGACCAGCAGTTCCAGCTCACCATCCAGACCCAGGGCCGCCTGGTGACCACCGAGCAGTTCGGCGACATCATCGTCAAAAGCTCCTTCAACCAGACCGGCAAGGTGGTGCGCGTGCGCGACGTGGCCCGGGTGGAGCTGGGCGCCAAGACCTACACCCTCTTCGGCCAGCAGAACGGGCAGCCCGCGGCCTGCATACCCATCTATCTGCTGCCCGGGGCCAACGCCCTCAACGTGGCCCAGAAGGTCCGCACCGAGATAGCGCGGCTCTCAAAGGATTTCCCGCCGGGCCTGCAATACGCCATCCCCTTCGACACCACCCTCTTCGTCAGCCGCGCCATCGACGACGTCTACAAGACCCTCATCGAGGCGGCCGTGCTGGTGCTGGTGGTCATCATGGTCTTCCTGCAGAACTGGCGGGCCATGCTGGTGCCGGCAACCACGGTGCCGGTGACCATATTGGGCGCGTTCGTGGCCATGTCCGCCCTGGGGTTCTCGGTGAACCTCATCACGCTCTTCGGCATCATCCTGGCCATCGGCATCGTGGTGGACGACGCCATCATCGTGGTGGAAGGGGCCATGCACCACATGGAGCAGGGCCAGAAACCCAAGCAGGCGGCCATCACGGCCATGTCCGAGCTGTTCGGCCCCATCATCGGCATCACGCTGGTGCTCTCGGCGGTGTTCCTGCCCGTGGCCTTCCTGCCGGGCATCACCGGGCAGATATACCGGCAGTTCGCGCTGGTCATCGCCTCCACCGCGCTCATCTCGGCCATCAACGCGGCCACGCTCAAGCCCACGCAGTGCGCGCTGTGGCTCAAGCCCCGCACCACGGAGCCGGGCGCCTTCTTCCGGGGCTTCAACGCGGTCTACCAGCGCTTCGAAAACGTCTACACCCGCGGCGTGACCTTCATGGTGGGCCACAGCAAGCTGGCGATGCTCATCTACGCGGGGCTCATCGGCGCCACGCTGTTCTTCTTCTCGAGCCTGCCCACCGGCTTCCTCCCCGACGAGGACCAGGGCTACTGCATCATGAGCGTGCAACTGCCAGCGGCCGCCTCGCAGGAACGCACCCGGGAGGTGGCCTCGCAGATCAACGCCATGCTGCCCAAGGTGCCCGGAGTGGCCAACTGGATCACCTTCGGCGGCATGTCCATCCTGGACAACGCCAACCAGTCCAACATGCTGACGTATTTCGTCATCTACAAGGACTGGAGCGCGCGCGGCAAGGACGAAACCCAGGACGCCATCCTGATGAACATCCGCCGCGGCCTGGCTCAGATTCAGGACGCCGCGGCCTTCGCCTTCATCCCCCCCGCCATCCAGGGCCTCGGGCAGGCGGGCGGCTTCGAGATGGTCGTGCAGGACATGGGCAACCTCGGGCCGTCGGCCCTGGAGAACGCCCTGCGCGAGCTCATCATCGCCGGGCACACCCAGAGCGGGCTGGCGGGGCTCAACACCACCTTCTCGGCCAGCACCCCGCAGATATGGGCGGACATCAACCGCACCCAGGCCATGACCTACGGCGTGGCCATCCAGGACCTTTTCTCCACCCTGCAAACCTACCTGGGCTCCACCTACGTCAACGACTTCAACCTCTTCGGCCGCACCTACCAGGTGCGCGCCCAGGCCGACACCAACTACCGCCAGCAGACCCGCGACATCATGAACCTGCAGGTGCGCAACAACCAGGGCAACATGGTGCCGCTTGGCGCGGTGATCTCCGTGCGGGACATCGTGGGGCCGAGCATCCTGACGCGCTACAACCTCTACACCGGAGCCTCGGTGTTCGGCGCGGCGGCCCCCGGGTTCAGCTCCGGCGAGGCCCTGACCCTGATGGAGCAGCTCTCCCGCGACAAGCTGCCCGCCTCCATGGGCATCTCCTGGACCAACATGGCCTACCAGGAGAAGAAGGTCGGCAACGAGGCCTACTTCATCTTCGCCCTGGCCGTGCTGCTGGTCTACCTGGTGCTGGCCGCCCAGTACGAGAGCTGGTTTTTGCCCACGTCGGTGATCATGGTGGTGCCCCTGGCCCTTTTGGGCACGGCCATCGCCGTGTACGTGCGCAACATGGATAATAACGTCTACACCCAGGTGGGCGTGGTGCTGCTCATCGCGCTGGCCTCGAAAAACGCCATCCTGATCGTGGAGTTCGCCCGCGAACTGCGGGAAAAGGGCATGTCCATCCAGGAGGCCGCCGTGCACTCGGCCAGGCTGCGCTTCCGGCCCATCCTCATGACGTCCTTCGCCTTCATCCTGGGCGTGGTGCCCCTGCTCTCGGCCTCGGGCGCGGGCGGGGCCAGCCAGCGCGCCGTGGGCACGGCGGTGTTCGGCGGCATGCTGGCCTCCACGCTGCTGGCGGTGATGGTGGTGCCGGTGTTCTACGTGGTGGTCCAGGGGATCATCGAGCGCTTCTATCCCCCCGAGGAGCAGGAGCATGAACCCGCTCCCGAGGCCGAGGCCAAGGAACTCCCCCCGGGGCACTAA
- a CDS encoding efflux RND transporter periplasmic adaptor subunit: protein MHASATRLPLRLTGLAAALILLAAMAACDKRNAYVPPPPPKVTVAKPVRQTVVDYLEFTGNTQAVQTVNLNARVEGFLQGVFYEDGARVKQGQKLFLIEPAPYKAKVDRAKADLDSQKAQLVQAETELTRSKKLFAERAGPDTEVVRWQRERDTALANVEAAKANLQIAEINLGYTSVTAPFDGRVSRRQVDPGNLVGSGGQATQLATIVKDDPIYAYFTLNERDMLRVERVNQAKQRQSAPKRVTVEMGLSDQSGYPLKGEFDYYDIGVDPQTGTILLRGVFPNPKGDIVAGLFVRLRAALESRDALTVPESCVGVDQVGSYVLVVDDKNVVQQRPVTTAQAVNGLRVIDKGLDGTERVIVNGMQRARPGAPVAPEEAKQ from the coding sequence ATGCACGCATCAGCCACGCGCCTTCCCCTCCGCCTGACGGGCCTGGCGGCCGCATTGATCCTCCTGGCCGCCATGGCGGCCTGCGACAAACGCAACGCCTACGTGCCCCCGCCGCCGCCCAAGGTCACGGTGGCCAAGCCCGTGCGCCAGACCGTGGTGGACTACCTTGAGTTCACGGGCAACACCCAGGCGGTGCAAACCGTGAACCTCAACGCGCGCGTGGAGGGGTTCCTCCAAGGCGTCTTTTATGAGGACGGCGCCCGCGTGAAGCAGGGCCAGAAGCTCTTCCTGATCGAGCCCGCACCCTACAAGGCCAAGGTGGACCGCGCCAAGGCGGACCTCGACTCCCAGAAGGCCCAGCTGGTGCAGGCCGAAACCGAACTGACCCGCTCCAAGAAGCTCTTCGCCGAGCGCGCCGGCCCCGACACCGAGGTGGTGCGCTGGCAGCGCGAGCGCGACACCGCCCTGGCCAACGTGGAGGCCGCCAAGGCCAACCTCCAGATCGCGGAGATCAACCTGGGCTACACCAGCGTCACGGCGCCCTTCGACGGCCGCGTCAGCCGCCGCCAGGTGGACCCGGGCAACCTGGTGGGCAGCGGGGGCCAGGCCACCCAGCTGGCCACCATCGTCAAGGACGACCCCATCTACGCCTACTTCACCCTCAACGAGCGCGACATGCTGCGCGTGGAGCGCGTCAACCAGGCCAAGCAACGGCAGTCCGCGCCCAAGCGCGTCACGGTGGAGATGGGCCTCTCCGACCAGAGCGGCTACCCGCTCAAGGGCGAGTTCGACTACTACGACATCGGCGTGGACCCCCAGACCGGCACCATACTGCTGCGCGGCGTGTTCCCCAACCCCAAGGGCGACATCGTGGCCGGCCTGTTCGTCAGGCTGCGCGCCGCCCTGGAGAGCCGCGACGCCCTGACGGTGCCCGAGTCCTGCGTGGGCGTGGACCAGGTGGGCAGCTACGTGCTGGTGGTGGACGACAAGAACGTGGTCCAGCAGCGGCCCGTCACCACGGCACAGGCGGTCAACGGCCTGCGCGTGATCGACAAGGGGCTCGACGGCACCGAGCGCGTGATCGTCAACGGGATGCAGCGGGCCAGGCCAGGCGCACCCGTGGCCCCTGAAGAAGCCAAACAGTAG
- a CDS encoding outer membrane homotrimeric porin codes for MKRFASIALLFAMVFGFAAIAAAATEVKMVGDARIHANAWSKIDYTGWTNNGRQTGDPFTIWERFRLRSDFIANEGLKFRLGIRVNNKAWGNDTFTVDNPTVSIDVYQAFLQFKWPNTNVEFTIGMQDFGLPISNEGMLNANPVFGGTRAAAAIVSIPVTDQFKAIVGFTRFLDSNKDFDPTTTQVPDEFDGYFLALPITVDGFAATPWATIAVAGKNANYAGTSVGVSPTRGLASNLVSAGYALAPAGFKDAQTVYWWIGSTFAVTALDPFKFYADVIYGEGAGGQGSRQRHGLFFDVAAEYTGFDILTPQLTFWYSTGENSSMRDGSERMPTVVGSWGPSTSFLFDCSQAFNQGHMGLNAQGSWGFAFSLNKISFIQDLTHRLTFTYARGTNQARALRDANALWGQGAYVLMGRDLTVNEYVMGINFDNQYNIYQNLAAIVEAGWAHGDFQRSVWGRRLVNEAKGGDAWKVAFGLQYKF; via the coding sequence ATGAAGCGCTTTGCATCCATCGCTCTGCTCTTCGCCATGGTGTTCGGCTTCGCGGCTATCGCCGCCGCCGCCACCGAGGTGAAGATGGTTGGCGACGCTCGCATCCACGCGAACGCCTGGTCCAAGATCGACTACACCGGCTGGACCAACAACGGCCGCCAGACCGGCGACCCCTTCACCATTTGGGAACGCTTCCGCCTGCGCTCCGACTTCATCGCCAACGAGGGCCTGAAGTTCCGCCTGGGCATCCGCGTGAACAACAAGGCTTGGGGTAACGACACCTTCACCGTTGATAACCCGACCGTCTCCATCGACGTGTACCAGGCTTTCCTGCAGTTCAAGTGGCCCAACACCAACGTTGAGTTCACCATCGGCATGCAGGACTTCGGTCTGCCCATCTCCAACGAGGGCATGCTGAACGCCAACCCCGTGTTCGGTGGCACCCGCGCCGCGGCCGCCATCGTGTCCATCCCGGTGACCGACCAGTTCAAGGCCATCGTCGGTTTCACCCGTTTCCTGGACAGCAACAAGGACTTCGACCCCACCACCACCCAGGTGCCTGATGAGTTCGATGGTTACTTCCTTGCTCTGCCCATCACCGTTGACGGCTTCGCCGCCACCCCCTGGGCCACCATCGCGGTTGCCGGCAAGAACGCCAACTACGCTGGCACCAGCGTCGGCGTGTCCCCCACCCGCGGCCTGGCCTCCAACCTGGTGTCCGCCGGCTACGCCCTGGCTCCCGCTGGCTTCAAGGACGCCCAGACCGTGTACTGGTGGATCGGTTCCACCTTCGCTGTGACCGCTCTTGACCCCTTCAAGTTCTACGCCGACGTGATCTACGGCGAGGGCGCCGGTGGTCAGGGCAGCCGTCAGCGTCACGGCCTGTTCTTCGACGTCGCCGCCGAGTACACCGGCTTCGACATCCTGACTCCTCAGCTGACCTTCTGGTACTCCACTGGTGAGAACAGCTCCATGCGCGACGGCTCCGAGCGTATGCCCACCGTCGTCGGCTCCTGGGGCCCCTCCACCTCGTTCCTGTTCGACTGCTCGCAGGCCTTCAACCAGGGCCACATGGGCCTGAACGCCCAGGGCTCCTGGGGCTTCGCGTTCTCCCTGAACAAGATCTCCTTCATTCAGGATCTGACGCACCGCCTGACCTTCACCTACGCTCGCGGCACCAACCAGGCCCGTGCCCTGCGTGACGCCAACGCCCTCTGGGGCCAGGGCGCCTACGTGCTGATGGGTCGTGACCTGACCGTCAACGAGTACGTGATGGGCATCAACTTCGACAACCAGTACAACATCTACCAGAACCTGGCTGCCATCGTTGAAGCCGGCTGGGCTCACGGCGACTTCCAGCGCTCCGTTTGGGGCCGTCGCCTCGTGAACGAAGCCAAGGGCGGCGACGCCTGGAAGGTCGCTTTCGGCCTGCAGTACAAGTTCTAG
- a CDS encoding 4Fe-4S binding protein: MSEVIASPLHPARTTRLRAIRRTVQLGMLALLGQWSFYGIFRCPFIVPYVSCQNCPVITCHGRLLTMFWGLWLLLPLSALAVGRAFCGWACPGGLVNQLLGLVAPLKARIRNGWTSAASYGGIAALLLCAWVWFALGQPRGNVPIRAGEFFGSVALTFEHAGTFWLVRTAVVLGLLAAGLILANFWCRFACPTGAGLGLLNRLSLLRFYKTEACNGCDKCRKVCEMGARPDERGCTNCGDCLGSCPVDAIGFGKPPKNAKP; encoded by the coding sequence ATGTCTGAGGTCATCGCCAGCCCCCTGCACCCGGCCCGCACCACCCGCCTGCGCGCGATCAGGAGGACCGTGCAGCTCGGAATGCTCGCCCTCTTGGGCCAATGGTCCTTCTACGGCATCTTCCGCTGCCCGTTCATCGTGCCATACGTCAGCTGCCAAAACTGCCCGGTCATCACCTGCCACGGCAGGCTCCTGACCATGTTCTGGGGCCTCTGGCTGCTGCTGCCGCTCTCGGCGTTGGCCGTGGGCCGCGCCTTCTGCGGCTGGGCCTGCCCAGGCGGTCTGGTCAACCAACTGCTCGGGCTTGTGGCGCCCCTCAAGGCCAGGATTCGCAACGGTTGGACCTCGGCCGCATCCTACGGCGGGATAGCGGCGCTGCTGCTATGCGCATGGGTGTGGTTCGCCCTGGGCCAGCCACGCGGCAACGTGCCCATCCGCGCAGGCGAGTTTTTCGGCTCCGTGGCCCTGACCTTCGAGCACGCGGGCACGTTCTGGCTCGTGCGCACGGCCGTGGTGCTGGGGCTGCTGGCCGCCGGGTTGATACTGGCCAATTTCTGGTGCCGCTTCGCCTGCCCCACCGGGGCCGGGCTGGGGCTGCTGAACCGCCTGAGCCTGCTGCGATTCTACAAGACCGAGGCCTGCAACGGCTGCGACAAGTGCCGCAAGGTCTGCGAGATGGGCGCGCGTCCGGACGAACGCGGCTGCACCAACTGCGGCGACTGCCTGGGCAGCTGCCCGGTGGACGCCATCGGGTTCGGCAAGCCCCCGAAGAACGCCAAGCCCTGA
- a CDS encoding outer membrane homotrimeric porin, producing the protein MKRFASIAMLFAMVFGFAALAAAATEVRMTGDARIHANFWSDINYTGWNAKGTNTGDPLTIWERFRLRSDFIANEGLKFRLGIRVNNKAWGNDTFTVDNPATSIDVYQAFLQFKWPGTNVEFTVGLQDIDLPISSSALLNSNPVFGGTRAAAAVVSIPVTDQFKAVAGFTRLLDTNKDFDTTTRQVADEFDGYFLVLPITLDGFSATPWGMVAVAGRDAGYSTTVGSSPRYTDQSLATNLASAAYMLSPSGFKQAQTVFWWVGSSFAVTALDPFKFYADVIYGEGAGNQGSRQRKGMFFDVATEYTGLDLLTPQLTFWYSTGENGSMRDGSERMPTVVGSWGPSTSFLFDSSQAFAGGHMGLNPMGSWGIAFSLNKISFIQDLTHRLTFSYARGTNQARALRDANALWGTGNYVQMGRDLTVNEYVMAINFDNQYNIYENLAAIVEAGWAHGDFQSSVWGRRLVNQSKDGDAWKVAFGLQYKF; encoded by the coding sequence ATGAAGCGCTTTGCATCCATCGCGATGCTCTTCGCCATGGTGTTCGGTTTCGCGGCGCTCGCCGCGGCCGCCACCGAAGTCAGGATGACTGGCGACGCACGCATCCACGCCAACTTCTGGAGCGACATCAACTACACCGGCTGGAACGCCAAAGGCACCAACACGGGCGACCCGCTGACCATCTGGGAGCGCTTCCGCCTGCGCTCGGACTTCATCGCCAACGAGGGCCTGAAGTTCCGCCTGGGCATCCGTGTGAACAACAAGGCCTGGGGTAACGACACCTTCACGGTGGACAACCCGGCCACCTCCATCGACGTGTACCAGGCCTTCCTGCAGTTCAAGTGGCCGGGCACCAACGTCGAATTCACCGTGGGCCTGCAGGACATCGACCTGCCCATCTCCTCTAGCGCGCTGCTGAACTCCAACCCCGTGTTCGGCGGCACCCGCGCCGCCGCGGCCGTTGTGTCCATCCCCGTGACGGACCAGTTCAAGGCCGTGGCCGGCTTCACCCGCCTGCTGGACACCAACAAGGACTTCGACACCACGACCCGCCAGGTGGCCGACGAGTTCGACGGCTACTTCCTGGTGCTGCCCATCACCCTGGACGGCTTCAGCGCCACCCCCTGGGGCATGGTCGCCGTGGCAGGAAGGGACGCCGGGTACTCCACCACCGTCGGCTCCTCGCCGCGCTACACCGACCAGTCCCTGGCCACCAACCTGGCCTCCGCCGCCTACATGCTGAGCCCCAGCGGCTTCAAGCAGGCCCAGACCGTGTTCTGGTGGGTGGGGTCCTCCTTCGCCGTGACCGCCCTCGACCCCTTCAAGTTCTACGCTGACGTGATCTACGGCGAAGGCGCGGGCAACCAGGGCAGCCGCCAGCGCAAGGGCATGTTCTTCGACGTGGCCACCGAATACACCGGCCTCGACCTTCTGACCCCGCAGTTGACCTTCTGGTACTCCACCGGCGAGAACGGCTCCATGCGCGACGGCTCCGAGCGTATGCCCACGGTCGTCGGCTCCTGGGGCCCCTCGACCTCGTTCCTGTTCGACTCTAGCCAGGCCTTCGCCGGCGGGCACATGGGCCTGAACCCCATGGGCTCCTGGGGCATCGCCTTCTCCCTGAACAAGATCTCCTTCATTCAGGACCTGACGCACCGCCTGACCTTCTCCTACGCTCGCGGCACCAACCAGGCCCGCGCCCTGCGTGACGCCAACGCCCTCTGGGGCACCGGCAACTACGTGCAGATGGGCCGCGACCTGACCGTCAACGAGTACGTCATGGCCATCAACTTCGACAACCAGTACAACATCTACGAGAACCTGGCCGCCATCGTGGAGGCCGGGTGGGCCCACGGCGACTTCCAGAGCTCCGTCTGGGGCCGGCGCCTGGTGAACCAGTCCAAGGACGGCGACGCCTGGAAGGTCGCCTTCGGCCTGCAGTACAAGTTCTAA